A part of Lacerta agilis isolate rLacAgi1 chromosome 7, rLacAgi1.pri, whole genome shotgun sequence genomic DNA contains:
- the SLC6A19 gene encoding sodium-dependent neutral amino acid transporter B(0)AT1: MLTLQLPNPNLEQRIPSHEDLENLEATEADSRPKWDNKAQYMLTCIGFCVGLGNVWRFPYLCQSHGGGAFMIPFLILLVLEGVPLLHLEFAIGQRLRRGSVGVWSSIHPALKGVGIAAMIVSFFVGLYYNTIIAWVMWYFFNSFQEPLPWSECPLDENRTGYLYECAKSSSVDYFWYRETLNVSTNIDETGTVQWWLLLCLVCAWGVVYVCTIRGIETTGKAVYVTSTLPYVVLTIFLIRGLTLKGSTSGIVYLFTPDVAELANPSTWLDAGAQVFFSFSLAFGGLISFSSYNSIHNNCEKDALIISVVNGLTSIYAATVIYSIIGFRATERYDNCFSQNILTLTNAFDLPEGNVTQENFEQMQAWLNTTDPATFATLTFQTCDLESFLSDGVEGTGLAFIVFTEAITKMPASPLWSILFFIMLFCLGLSSMFGNIEGVMVPLNDLKIIPKKWPKELVTGLICVTSFLIAIIFVLRSGNYWLALFDNFAGSIPLLIIAFCEMFSVVYIYGIDRFNDDIKFMIGHKPNIFWQATWRFISPLIMLVIFFFYFVVKVREELLYNVWDPNYDLFPKSKSVGYPGWVYAIIVVLAGMPSLFIPGFAIYKGIQSLCKRRNPGRQDLISAISEASINGELKNKV, translated from the exons ATGCTAACACTGCAGCTGCCAAACCCCAACTTGGAGCAGAGAATACCTTCCCATGAGGACCTTGAAAACCTTGAGGCTACAGAGGCAGATTCAAGACCCAAATGGGATAATAAGGCACAATACATGCTTACCTGCATAGGGTTTTGTGTAGGCCTGGGCAATGTATGGCGATTCCCCTATCTCTGCCAGAGCCACGGAGGAG GAGCTTTTATGATCCCTTTCCTCATTTTGCTTGTCCTGGAAGGCGTCCCATTGCTCCACCTTGAATTTGCCATTGGACAAAGACTTAGAAGAGGTAGTGTGGGTGTCTGGAGTTCTATCCATCCTGCCCTGAAGGGAGTAG GTATAGCAGCAATGATTGTCTCCTTCTTTGTGGGCTTATACTATAATACTATTATTGCTTGGGTGATGTGGTATTTCTTCAACTCATTCCAAGAGCCACTACCCTGGAGTGAATGCCCACTTGATGAAAACAGAACAG GTTACTTGTACGAATGTGCAAAGAGCTCTTCTGTTGATTATTTTTGGTACAGGGAGACACTAAACGTCTCCACCAATATTGACGAGACTGGGACTGTACAGTGGTGGCTGCTGTTATGTTTAGTATGTGCCTGGGGAGTGGTGTACGTGTGCACAATTAGAGGCATTGAAACAACAGGAAAG GCCGTGTATGTAACATCAACACTTCCTTATGTTGTGCTTACAATTTTCCTGATCCGTGGCTTAACACTTAAAGGATCAACCAGTGGAATCGTATATCTCTTCACGCCTGAT GTTGCAGAATTGGCTAACCCATCCACTTGGCTTGATGCCGGAGCTCAAGTATTCTTTTCATTTTCCCTTGCCTTTGGAGGCCTCATCTCATTCTCTAGTTATAATTCAATTCA caacaacTGTGAGAAGGACGCTCTGATTATCTCTGTGGTTAATGGCCTCACATCCATTTATGCAGCTACTGTCATATACTCAATCATTGGATTCAGAGCAACAGAGAGATATGACAATTGCTTTAGCCA AAATATCCTCACTCTGACAAATGCATTTGATTTGCCAGAAGGCAATGTAACCCAGGAAAACTTTGAACAAATGCAAGCTTGGCTCAACACTACAGATCCAGCAACCTTTGCAACTCTTACATTTCAGACCTGTGACCTGGAATCATTCTTAAGTGAT GGTGTTGAAGGAACTGGCTTAGCATTTATTGTCTTCACTGAGGCCATCACCAAAATGCCCGCCTCGCCATTATGGTCCATCCTCTTCTTTATCATGCTGTTCTGCTTAGGTTTATCATCTATGTTTGGGAATATAGAGGGTGTTATGGTGCCGCTGAATGATCTCAAAATCATACCAAAAAAATGGCCTAAGGAACTTGTTACAG GATTGATTTGTGTGACATCTTTCTTGATTGCCATTATTTTTGTGCTGAGATCAGGAAACTATTGGTTGGCTCTGTTTGATAATTTTGCTGGTTCCATTCCTTTGCTGATAATTGCTTTCTGCGAGATGTTTTCCGTTGTCTACATATATGGGATAGACAG ATTTAATGATGATATTAAGTTCATGATTGGACACAAACCCAATATCTTCTGGCAAGCCACCTGGAGATTTATCAGTCCTCTTATCATGTTGgttatcttctttttttacttcGTGGTGAAAGTGAGAGAAGAATTACTGTACAATGTCTGGGATCCCAACTAC GACCTGTTTCCCAAATCAAAGTCGGTAGGATATCCTGGCTGGGTTTATGCTATCATCGTAGTCCTTGCAGGAATGCCAAGCCTGTTTATCCCTGGGTTTGCTATCTACAAAGGCATCCAAAGTTTGTGCAAGAGGAGAAATCCTGGACGGCAGGATCTGATCAGTGCCATATCAGAAGCATCAATAAATGGAGAACTGAAGAACAAAGTGTAA